The DNA segment CGCTTTTAAACCCAGCTCGCTCATGGCATAGACAATACGACGCTGTACCGGCTTTAAACCATCGGCAATATTGGGTAGCGCACGGTCGAGAATAACGTACATCGAGTAGTCCAGATAGGCCTTCTCGGTGTAGCTTTTGAGGGAGATTTGTTCAACGCCATCGTCGGCGATATTGAACTGGTCGGACATAGTTTTTTCTCTTTCTTATAGGGATAACTTATAGAAATAATTTATGTGAATATTTACTAGGATTATCACTGATAAATCAGCCTGTTACCAGCCATAAAGCCAGCAATGTAAGTGTTTTACACACAGCCCTTAGTGGTAATTACGTAGTTTAAAAATCGACCACCGCACTTATACTACAGGTCAATTGCTTGTCAGCAGGAAGCTGTCAGAAATCACTGGCCCCTAACGAAGGCCCGTTTCAAATTACAGTTCAGGAGATAGTATGCAATCCACCGACAATGTAGTTCAGCTAGACAACTTCAAACGCGACAACCAACAAGAAATCGTTGACGATATAGGTGCCAAAGCTTTCTTATTTCTGCGCGATGCCGCTGAAGAAATGGGTGTACCGGTAAAGCAAGTCATTACTGAACATATGTTAGGGCTGGCGCTGGTCATGAGTGCTGTTGAAGGTACCGCAGAAGCCAAAGCCACCCTGAGAAAGATCGAAGCCCAGCTCGGCTCCGCCTAGTCCATCCTCTCTAGCGTCACATCGTTAAGGTCACACCACTGATAGCCTCTGCTTGATAAGCGGGCTGGCATAAAAATAAGCGGCGGCTTTTAATCCCCTGTTCTGTCATCCGCCGCTTCACTTGCTTGCCGCGTATATCGGCCAGGGCGATTAAAGCAGATTCAGGGATCGTACTCTCTTCGCCACCACGGGTTTGCAAAGCCTCTCTGTCACTATCCCCGGCGGTACCGCAAATGGTGAGTTTTAATTTCGGGCGCTCCAACATCAAGTTGCCGATCTTATCGACATAGGCCTGCTGCTCCTGCGTCATTTCCCCTGCGCCATCGGCATAGTCAATAGGGTCTAATTTGATGGTAGATAATTGCCCGCCTACATAATCGGCGGCCATCAGCACCGCACCATAGGGCTGCAGGGCCAGGGTCAGATAGCTGGTCGCACCGGTCCTGAGCGCTTTGGCCAGAGCATCGTTGACCACATCATCAATATTGATATCCGGCTGGTCCATACGGCCCTTGATCGGCACATCAAGCTCTATATTGTCATTGCTATCGCGCAGCATATTCAAGGCAAAACCCAGCGGTACATCTAACTGTTTATCCATCGGCTGGGCTTTATCGGGGTCAACCGGTTTTAATTTCAGCTGCCGTAAAAATAATTGGTTATCCAGCAGGATGTCCTTATGGTCAATGGTTAGCTCAAAGGTATGGTCGTACTGGCCACGGGTCAGGTGGTAGCCCAGATAGGCTTCGGTATAGGGTGACACCACCGGCAGCGGTATCGCATCAAATTCACCCTTAAAATCCAGCGCTATTTCTTCAGAGTAAATAGTGGCTTCGCCAGTTAATAGCAGTGTTGAAAACTCACCCAGGCTGCCCTCAAAATCCAGCTTAAACGGCACCTCTGGGTTGGCGCTATCATGATCAAGCACGCTGAATTTTTTGATATTAATCACTTCTCTTACCGGCACAGCAAAGCGATGATCCGTAAAGACGATTTTACCGCCATCCACTATTTCAGATTTTTTAATGGTAAAGACAAAGGGCTCGGCGCTGGAATTATCATCAGGCATCTGAGCGGCGTCCTGGGTATCTTCCAGACCTTCCTCCAAGGTGCTTACCAGAGTTTGTATTCTCAATTCACCGGATGGCGTTACTACCACCTGGTATTGAATATCAGAAATTTGTAATAGGCTAACCATTAAATGGTTGCCCTGCTTTAAGCTGATCTCCTTGAGACCCACTTGGCCGATATAAAATTTGCCCTCATCACTCTCATCATCATTAATCGCAGTGACGTTTTCAAGCTGTAGTTCTTCCACGCTGGTATTGAGTAATTCATCCACGGAGAATTGTTTTATGGCAAAACGCTCCCAGGAGATTAGGGCTATTTTTTCTTTGTCATCCCGAATGGATAAGCCACTGGATTCGGCATCCCCTTGTACGGTGTATTCAATGCCATCATCCACCATCGCCAAGTCGACAGACCCCTGCCAGGCCAATTTTTGGCTGGCCACCCCCAGCTGTTTATAGGCGGTATTCATTTGCTCCAGAGATAAGTCTGCGCTGATCTCGGCAACGATATCGCCGGCTTTATTTTTATAAGCGTTAAAATCACTGCTAAGGCTGATATTACCTAACACGGCCTGCCCGGCTAATGGCGCCAGTTGCTGCAAGCCTACTTTATCCAGCTTAATGCTGCCTTTTAGTGTGGGCTGGGGATCAATGGGAGTGGCGCTAATATCAATCCGTATTGGAGCATCGTTCCAGGCTGCATCCAGTACCAGGGTGGACTTAAGATTTTGCCAGGTACTGAGGTTCTCGAGCGCTAACTGTTTGATCTCCAATAGGCCGTTGGCCTCTTTACTAACCAACTTGACCGTAACATTGTTTAGCTTTGCCTGATCAAGACCTAACAGCGGTAAAGTAACCGGCTCTTCCGGCTCTGCTTCTGGCTGATCGTTAGCCGCCAGAGGCAGTACGACTTCCCACTCTCCCTGCTCCGTTTTAATCACCGACAGCGCTAATCCGTCAAGCTCCAGTTGTTGTAGATGTATTTCTGAAAACAGTAACCGCAACAGGGCAATATTCAGGGAGACTCGTGCGACGTTGACTTTTTCCTGCTGTTCCCGCGCCAGACTAAAGCCATCCACGGCGACAGTACCGGTAAATAGATTCAGGTCTACATTTTCAATAGTGGCCTCGCCCAAACCCTCAGCAGCAATTATTTTCACCACAGCAAAACGCAGTGCTTCCGGCAACAGCAGTAACAACATAGTGATAACGACAATGACTTTCCCCAGCCGTCCTTTGATCAGTCTTACAATCATGGTTTGCTAACTCTTTTATGGATTCTATAAAGCGGCAACTTTGCGTTTACCACAGCGTCTGCACTCTGAAACAGTGACCAGACGGCCCTGTTTGACATCAAATTTTTGGCTGGTGACGATCACCCATTTATGGTGCCCCTGACGGCATAGCGTGCTGGCTTTTTTAGCGCTGTTGTTGTTTGGCGCTTTAAACGGAAGAATATCAGCCACAATGGCTCCACCCAGTCGGAATTAATGCTGCATATTAGGGCATGAGCTAAAAGGCCCGTCAAGTTGTTCAATGCCGCCAAAGGCAGTAACATCAGCGGCCCATTAACCTTTAGCCATTCGAGTCCCACATGCAAATCAGCAACAATACCGTCGTCAGCTTCCACTACACTGTGCTTAATGAAGCAGGAGAGGAGGTTGAAACCAGCCGCGGAGAAGACCCCAGCCTGTGTTTAATCGGCGCCAATAATACCCTGGCCGGCGTTGAGCAGGCGATGATAGGCAAGCAAGCGGGTGACAGTTTTAAAGTAAGCCTTGAGCCCCATCTGGCGTATGGCCTGTATTCAGAAAAGAATAAAGACCGCATTTCAGCCAAGTACCTCAAACATGAAGGCAAGCTAAAGGTGGGC comes from the Oceanicoccus sagamiensis genome and includes:
- a CDS encoding DUF748 domain-containing protein: MIVRLIKGRLGKVIVVITMLLLLLPEALRFAVVKIIAAEGLGEATIENVDLNLFTGTVAVDGFSLAREQQEKVNVARVSLNIALLRLLFSEIHLQQLELDGLALSVIKTEQGEWEVVLPLAANDQPEAEPEEPVTLPLLGLDQAKLNNVTVKLVSKEANGLLEIKQLALENLSTWQNLKSTLVLDAAWNDAPIRIDISATPIDPQPTLKGSIKLDKVGLQQLAPLAGQAVLGNISLSSDFNAYKNKAGDIVAEISADLSLEQMNTAYKQLGVASQKLAWQGSVDLAMVDDGIEYTVQGDAESSGLSIRDDKEKIALISWERFAIKQFSVDELLNTSVEELQLENVTAINDDESDEGKFYIGQVGLKEISLKQGNHLMVSLLQISDIQYQVVVTPSGELRIQTLVSTLEEGLEDTQDAAQMPDDNSSAEPFVFTIKKSEIVDGGKIVFTDHRFAVPVREVINIKKFSVLDHDSANPEVPFKLDFEGSLGEFSTLLLTGEATIYSEEIALDFKGEFDAIPLPVVSPYTEAYLGYHLTRGQYDHTFELTIDHKDILLDNQLFLRQLKLKPVDPDKAQPMDKQLDVPLGFALNMLRDSNDNIELDVPIKGRMDQPDINIDDVVNDALAKALRTGATSYLTLALQPYGAVLMAADYVGGQLSTIKLDPIDYADGAGEMTQEQQAYVDKIGNLMLERPKLKLTICGTAGDSDREALQTRGGEESTIPESALIALADIRGKQVKRRMTEQGIKSRRLFLCQPAYQAEAISGVTLTM
- a CDS encoding FKBP-type peptidyl-prolyl cis-trans isomerase codes for the protein MQISNNTVVSFHYTVLNEAGEEVETSRGEDPSLCLIGANNTLAGVEQAMIGKQAGDSFKVSLEPHLAYGLYSEKNKDRISAKYLKHEGKLKVGKVVRLNTNQGYKTGTILKVGKFNVDIDLNHPLAGQAVSFDIEIMAVRDGTAEEIAHGHAHGIGGHNH